From Pseudomonas sp. AN-1:
GCTACGAGCGCCCCGGTTTCACCGGCCTGTCCCACGCCCTCGAGCACATGATGTTCAAGGGCAGCAGCAAGCTCGGCCCCGGCGAATCCTCGCGCATCCTGCGCGAGCTGGGCGCCGAGGAGAACGCCTTCACCAGCGACGACTACACCGCCTACTACCAGGTACTGGCGCGCGACCGCCTGGAAGTCGCCCTGGAAATGGAAGCCGACCGCCTGGCTGGCCTGCGCCTGCCGGCCGACGAGTTCGCCCGCGAGATCGAGGTGATCAAGGAGGAGCGCCGCCTGCGCACCGAGGACAACCCCGCCTCGCTGGCCTTCGAGCGCTTCAAGACCGCCGCCTACCCGGCCACTGGCTACCGCAACCCGACCATCGGCTGGATGAGCGATCTCGAGCGCATGTCGGTGGACGACCTGCGCGCCTGGCACAACGACTGGTACAGCCCGAACAACGCCACCCTGGTGGTGGTCGGCGACGTCACCGCCGACGAGGTGAAGACCCTCGCCCAGCGCCACTTCGCCGCCATCCCGGCGCGCCCGCTGCCGGCCGCCAAGGCGCCGCTGGAACTGCCGGCCCTCGGCGAGCGGCGTCTGACCCTGCGGGTCAAGACCCAGCTGCCCAGCCTGCTGATGGGCTTCAACGTGCCGGGCCTGGCCAGCAGCGACAACCCGCGCGAAGTGCATGCCCTGCGCCTGATCGCCGCGCTGCTCGACGGCGGCTACAGCGCGCGCCTGTCCAGCCGCCTGGAGCGCGAGCAGGAACTGGTGACCGGCGCCTCGGCCTGGTACAACCCCTTCACCCGCGGCGACAGCCTGTTCGTGCTGTCGGCGCGGCCCAACGTGCAGCAGGGCAAGACCCTCGAACAGGTCGAGGTCGGTCTGTGGCAGGAGCTGGAGACCCTCAAGACCCAGGCGCCGAGCGCCGAGGAGCTGGCACGCGTGCAGGCCCAGGTGATCGCCGGCCTGGTCTACGAGCGCGACTCCATCGCCAGCCAGGCCACCAGCATCGGCCAGCTGCAGACCGTCGGCCTGTCCTGGCAACTGCTCGACCAGGATCTCGAAGCCCTCAGGGCGGTCACCCCCGCCGATATCCAGGCCGCCGCGCGGCGCCTGTTCCAGCGCGAACGACTGACCCTGGCCCTGGTGCTGCCGCTGGAGCAGGCCAAGGAGACCCGCCATGAATAAGCGCCACCTGCTGCTGATAGTCGCACTGCTCGGCCTGCTCGGCCTGCTCCTGCTGATCAGCCGCCCGGCGGCCGGACCGGACAGCCCGGCCCCGGCGACGCCCGCCACCGGCAGCGCGCCGGCCGCGGCACCGGCGATCGCCTCGCTGGCCAAGCTCAACGGCCAGGCGCCGGCGCGCCGCGCCCTGGACATCCAGCGCTGGAACACCGCCGAGGGCGCCCGCGTGCTGTTCGTCGAGGCCCGCGAACTGCCGATGTTCGACCTGCGCCTGACCTTCGCCGCCGGCAGCAGCCAGGACGGCGAGCATCCCGGCCTGGCCATGCTGACCAACGCCATGCTCAACGAGGGCATCGAGGGCCAGGACACCACCGCCATCGCCGCCGGCTTCGAGGGCCTCGGCGCCGAGTTCGGCAACGGCGCCTACCGCGACATGGCGGTGGCCTCGCTGCGCAGCCTGTCCGCCGCCGAGCAGCGCGAGCCGGCGCTGGCGCTGTTCGCCCGGGTGGTCGGCGCGCCGACCTTCCCGGAAGGCGCCCTGGCGCGGCTGAAGAACCAGATCCTCGCCGGCCTCGAGCAGCAGAAGCAGAACCCCGGCAAGCTGGCCAGCATCGCCCTGTTCCAGCAGCTGTACGGTGCGCACCCCTACGCCCGGCCGAGCGACGGCACCCTGGAGAGCATCCCCGCCCTCGACCGCGCGCAGCTGGCCACCTTCCACGCCCGCGCCTACGCCGCCGGCAACGCGGTGATCGCCCTGGTCGGCGACCTCTCCCGCGCCGAGGCCGAAGCGATCGCCGCCCGGCTGTCCGCCGCCCTGCCCAAGGGGCCGGCGCTGCCGCCGCCGCCCGCGCCCGCGGCGCCCGCGGCCAAGCGCCAGCACATCGAGTTCCCCTCGCAGCAGACCCACCTGATGCTCGCCCAGCTCGGCATCGACCGCCGCAACCCGGACCACGCCGCGCTCTACGTCGGCAACCAGATCCTCGGCGGCGGCGGCTTCGGCACCCGGCTGATGGAGGAGGTGCGCGAGAAGCGCGGCCTGACCTACGGCATCTACTCCGGCTTCACCCCGATGCAGGTGGCCGGGCCGTTCATGATCAACGTGCAGACCCGTGCCGAACTGAGCGAGGCCACCCTCGAGCTGGTGCGCTCGCTGGTGCGCGACTTCGTCGCCCAGGGGCCGACCGAGGAGGAACTCAAGCAGGCCAAGCGCGAGCTGGCCGGCAGCTTCCCGCTGTCCACGGCCAGCAACGCCGACATCGTCGGCCAACTGGCCGCCATCGGCTTCTACGACCTGCCGAGCACCCAGCTGGAAGACTTCATGAACCAGGTGCAGCAGCTCAGCGTGGAGCAGGTGCGCGCGGCCATGGCCCGCCACCTCGATGCCGATGCCTTCGTGGTGGTCTCCAGCGGCCCCACCGTCGCGCAGCAGCCGCTGCCGCCTCCCGTCGAACGTCCCGCCGCGCAGAATGCCGGCGTACCGGAGCACTGATGGCCCGTCCCAGCACCAAGCCCGCCCGCAAGCCCTCCGCCAGCCAGCCCCAGGGGCAGGGCCAGCTGCGCATCATCGGCGGCGAGTGGCGCTCGCGGCGCCTGAGCTTCCCCGACGCTCCCGGCCTGCGGCCGACGCCGGATCGCGTGCGCGAGACCCTGTTCAACTGGCTGGCGCCCTACGTGGAAGGCGCCCGCGTGCTCGACCCCTTCGCCGGCAGCGGCGCCCTGCTGCTGGAGGCCCTGTCGCGCGGCGCCAGCCGCGGCCTGGCGCTGGAGCTCAGCCCGGCCGCCGCCAGCGCCCTGCGCGGCAACCTCGAGCTGCTGCGCGCCGGCAACGCCGAGGTGCGCCAGGCCGATGCCCTGCAGCACCTGCAGGGCGCGAGCACCGAGCCCTTCGATCTGGTGTTCCTCGATCCGCCATTCCACAGGGACCTGCTCGCCCCCGCCTGCGCCCAGCTGGAGGGCCGCGGCTGGCTGGCGGCCGACGCCTGGATCTACACGGAAAGCGAGAGCGCGCCCTCGACCCTCGGCCTGCCGGGCAACTGGCGCCTGCACCGCGAGAAGCACACCGGCCAGGTGCACTACGCCCTGTGGCAGCGCCAGCCAGCGACGCCGGACTGACTCCCGCGGCGAAAAACCGTCGATTTCGTCACACAGCAAACTGTCGACCCCATCACATTGCTGCAAAACCGACAAGCCGAACGGTATCCTAGGCACCGTCGTCCGCCCGCCTCCCTGCCCTCCCGCGGCGGACAAGGAGCCCCATGCCCGCCCCCCGCGATGCCACGTCCGGCCGCTGCCAACGCCGCTGCCAGCTGCTGCTGTGCGGCCTGCTGACCCTGACCGGCCTGGCCCTGACCGCGCTGCTCACCCGCCAGCTGTGGCACGACAGCCAGGCCCTGCACCGCCAGCAGTTCGAGCACCAGGCCGAGGAGCACTTCAACCGCCTGGAGGAACGCCTGCAGGTGCGCCAGCGCGACCTCGACAGCGTGCGCCGCTTCTTCGAAAGCTCGGGCGAAGTGACCCGCAGCGAGTTCGAGCAGTTCGTCCGTCCGCTGCTGGACGACCATCTGGTGCTGTCCTGGGCGCCGCTACTGCCGATCGACGCCGAGCGGCGCGAGGAGCAGCTGGAAGCCTTCGCCCGCCGCGCCGAAACCCAGGTCGGCAGCCGCTTCCAGCTGCGCGAGGCCGATGCCGCCGGCCAGCTGCATCCGCTGCAGCCCCGCGAGCGCTACCTCCCGCTGCTGTTCAGCCTGTCGCGCAGCGTCAGCGATCTGCCGCTGGGCCAGGACATGGCCTCGCCCGGCCCCCGCGGCGAAGCCCTGGAGCAGGCCCTGCGCGACGACCGCATCAGCCGCAGCGCCATCCTGCGCTTCACCAGCGGCGCCGAAAGCGACCGCCTCGGCCTGCTGCTGGTCGCCCCGGTACGCGACGCCGCCATCCTCCAGCACGCCGGACGGAACGAAGCGCCGCTGCGCGGCGCACTGTTCAGCTCGATCAGCCTGCACCAGCTGCTGGAGCAAGGGCAGACCGTACAGACCCTGAGCAACCTGGCCCTGGAGCTGCACGACCTCGGCCAGCCCGGCAGCGCACCGCTGTACCGCCTGGGCACCCCGGCGCCGGACAGCACGCTGCAGGCCAGCCGCGACCTGCGCGCCGCGCGCCACCACTACCGCCTGCTGCTCCGCCCCACCGCCAGCTTCCTGGCCCAGCACCCGCTCCTGCCCGTCTGGAGCGTCGCCATGCCGGGCGTAGCGCTCAGCCTGCTGCTCGGCACCCTGCTGTTCGTCCTGCTCAGCCAGCGCCAGCGCGCCCTGGCGCTGGTCGAGCGGCGCACCACCGAGCTGCAGGAAAGCCGCGAGGCGCTGCGCATCAGCGAGGAACGCTGGACCCTGGCCCTCGACGGCATCGGCGACGGGGTGTGGGAC
This genomic window contains:
- a CDS encoding pitrilysin family protein, with protein sequence MNKRHLLLIVALLGLLGLLLLISRPAAGPDSPAPATPATGSAPAAAPAIASLAKLNGQAPARRALDIQRWNTAEGARVLFVEARELPMFDLRLTFAAGSSQDGEHPGLAMLTNAMLNEGIEGQDTTAIAAGFEGLGAEFGNGAYRDMAVASLRSLSAAEQREPALALFARVVGAPTFPEGALARLKNQILAGLEQQKQNPGKLASIALFQQLYGAHPYARPSDGTLESIPALDRAQLATFHARAYAAGNAVIALVGDLSRAEAEAIAARLSAALPKGPALPPPPAPAAPAAKRQHIEFPSQQTHLMLAQLGIDRRNPDHAALYVGNQILGGGGFGTRLMEEVREKRGLTYGIYSGFTPMQVAGPFMINVQTRAELSEATLELVRSLVRDFVAQGPTEEELKQAKRELAGSFPLSTASNADIVGQLAAIGFYDLPSTQLEDFMNQVQQLSVEQVRAAMARHLDADAFVVVSSGPTVAQQPLPPPVERPAAQNAGVPEH
- a CDS encoding pitrilysin family protein; this encodes MNAFTRRLAGLLLVALGLPPAAQAAVPQPTHQFRLDNGLTVIVREDHRAPVVVSQLWYQVGSSYERPGFTGLSHALEHMMFKGSSKLGPGESSRILRELGAEENAFTSDDYTAYYQVLARDRLEVALEMEADRLAGLRLPADEFAREIEVIKEERRLRTEDNPASLAFERFKTAAYPATGYRNPTIGWMSDLERMSVDDLRAWHNDWYSPNNATLVVVGDVTADEVKTLAQRHFAAIPARPLPAAKAPLELPALGERRLTLRVKTQLPSLLMGFNVPGLASSDNPREVHALRLIAALLDGGYSARLSSRLEREQELVTGASAWYNPFTRGDSLFVLSARPNVQQGKTLEQVEVGLWQELETLKTQAPSAEELARVQAQVIAGLVYERDSIASQATSIGQLQTVGLSWQLLDQDLEALRAVTPADIQAAARRLFQRERLTLALVLPLEQAKETRHE
- the rsmD gene encoding 16S rRNA (guanine(966)-N(2))-methyltransferase RsmD, with protein sequence MARPSTKPARKPSASQPQGQGQLRIIGGEWRSRRLSFPDAPGLRPTPDRVRETLFNWLAPYVEGARVLDPFAGSGALLLEALSRGASRGLALELSPAAASALRGNLELLRAGNAEVRQADALQHLQGASTEPFDLVFLDPPFHRDLLAPACAQLEGRGWLAADAWIYTESESAPSTLGLPGNWRLHREKHTGQVHYALWQRQPATPD